The stretch of DNA taggaaaaatacaatttacttttaaaaattatttcaaacatGGAGTCACCACCCCCCTTACTCTAACGTGCTACAACCAATCCTCTTGGCAGATACTCTGGTCTTAGGtcttttatcttctcttctttctcttccccaggtagtctagacatcatgtctgcaacaatatttcttttacctgGAATGTACTCAACTACAAAATTATAATCACTAAAATCCTCTACAGTTCGTGAAATCCTAGCATCCACTCCTTTCATTCTCTGGAGATACACTAGAGGCTGATGGTCCGTACATACCACAAACCTCACACCATACGGAAACGGTCgtaacgctttcacacaaaaccgcAGGGCAGCCAGCTCTCTCTCAATAGTCGAATACTTTCGCTCTGCCAAACTAAATGCCTTACTTACATATGCTATCACTTTATCCCTTTCAACTCCATTCACCACTTGCTTCTGCATCAGACATCCACCCATTGACACTCCACTCGCATCCGTATACGCTTCTAGCTTACTGACATCTGCACTATAGTCAGGGTAAGCCAACTCCACatccttcaccatttcctctttcaatttctcgAATGCTTCCACCATCCTTTCATCCCACCTCACAACCATACTCTTCCGACAGCCTGTCCATTCTGACAATGGCTTTGCAATTCCTGAACAATATTCCACAAATGTCCTTCCAAACTTGATCAATCCCAAAAGTCCATGCAATTCTCGCACAGTCCTGGGTCGAGGgtaatttctcactttttctacaAACTTTTCTGCCTTTTGCACTCCAGACTCACTCACCTTATGACCCAAAAACTCCACCTCTTCCATGAACCACTCACACTTACTCACTTTGACTTTCACCCCCACTTCTAACGTCTTCAACACTGCTCGCACCAACCTCTTGTGCTTTTCTACTGTCTTACTCATCACCAAAATGTCATCAAGAAACACCAACACATTCTCGCGGGGAAAACCACTCAGCACGACATTCATTGCTCTCTGGAAGGCAGCTGGGCCATTTGCCAATCCAAAACTGAGATTGCAGAACTGATACTGTTTTTGTAGTCGAAGGCAGTTATCGGTCTACAATCCTCCGCCACTGGCATCTGATAATACCCCTTACCAGATCCATCTtgctaaacactttcattccatgcatactgtacacacagtcagacaccacacACATAGGGAATCTTTCCTTTACTGTCACCTCATTTACTCTTTGATAATCAATACACATTCGCAGACTCCCATCAGGCTTTCTTACTGGCACAATTGGACTATTCCAAGCACTCTTACTGAGTTCAATCACTCCCATCTTTTCCAACTCTTCACACTGCTCTTCCATCTCTCGCATTACCGGAGCCGGGAAATGTCGGGGTCTCTGATAAATTGGTGTTTCATCTGTCGGCTGAATACGGAATTCTGGCAGTCTAGCTGTCCCAAAGTCCTCACACCCTTGACTCAACACACCCTTTCTCTCCCATAACAACTCATacacctgctctttctctttctcactcaactTTTCATTCAACCTTATCTTTTCCCTAAGCTTTTCCCTACTCCACTCTTCTGTCCTTTCCCCTTTGGCCATCACATCATACCCCTTAACGTGCTTACTATCACTCAAATCGACTACACTTCTCAAACTTCCCAATCTATCACCAAGATGTAtgcctctccaccttttctttttcacattcccACACACTTGTACACACACCTTTGGGTCCTTTATATCCATAATCCCATCAAACACATGTGCGACCCGCCTTATCTCATAACACACAGAGCTACCGTCCAACATAAACATTTCTCATAAACTCTCTGTGCCAATTCCAACATTAGTCCTCCACCCTACTTTCACACTCCACACACTTCCCGAATCCCTTGGCAGTTGTACATCCTCCATCGCATACACCTCCACTCCAGAACCATCTTCAGACTTACTTGTCCATCCTCCTCCACATACAGCTTCACACTGGTTTCACTCCCCATTTGTATTTCTATCATTTCTTGTTATGGGTACACCTTTaccctgtttttcttcaaaaatgcatacCCCAGCAAAATATCATACTTCTCATTCACTCTGTCCACAACgtaaaaatcctcctcctccagccttattCCTGCAACTGCAACTGACTCAACAAACCTCGCACACACCCTTACTTCCAATCCTCCAATCCCTGTCACATATCCAGCGCATTCCTGCTTCTTTGTTatgctttcttttactttctcataTGCCTCTctgaaaaccacatttccactacaACCAGTATCAATCAGTGCTTTCATTACCACTCCACCACATTCTACCCTAACACACAAACAACGATCTACTCGTTCCCCAAAACAGACATTCCAACTCACGAACCCTTCTCTTACATGCAATACATCTATCCCTTCCATACCAGAGGGCTCACCATGGTAAACCCCCTTCACACTTAGTTTCCCTGAGGTTGGGATTTGGTACGGCAGACTTCTTTCAcatgaccctccattccacatccttcacacttaCTCTGAGGGTTCTTACATGTTCTGGCAAAATGCCCACTcattccacagtttccacagCGACTTCCATTTGCTCCTACTCTCCTTCCACTCTGACAGTCTCTCACTCGATGCCCTATCTTTCCACAGCCAAAACACTTCAACTCTTTCGCTTGTGGGCAATCCCTCATTACATGCCCTCTCTTTCCACAGCCGAAACACTCACCATTGGCCCATCTGCAATCCGCTTTGACATGACCAGTCCTTCCACACCTGTAACACCCCTCACTACTACTCATTCCCATTCGACTTCCCTTCACATTTCCATTTACTCTACTCACACTTCCACTCCTAAACCTCACTCAGTTTCTGCTCAAGCTCCTTTTCCCGTTACTTCccacattcacttgcacattcTTTCGTCCTCTCTCTATCCGGTCTTTCTTACATTCTTCCAGCAAAGCTCGCATCACACTTAACTCCTCACTCACCAAAGCATCTTTATATGTCCTTCCATTCACTACCTCCGTCCCAGCATACATTTCCTTTACTTCATCCTCATCTACTCTCATGTCTTCTAAGATCTCCAAAACATCCTCCCAGTCTAAACGTTTTTCTGACCATCGCTTtcgatctttctctttctcatttaatatGACCCTAATCCTCTCAGGGATAGTGGCCAAGAACTTCTGGATGAGGTGCTTGTTTTCCTCAATTCCCTCCTCTCCATACTTTCTTCTGGCCAACGCTTCCAATCTATGAGCATATAAGCCCACTTCGTCTCCAGGCTTCATCTTGGCCTCCTTGAACCTGTCATCTTTCTTGTATACCacacttcctttcattctcttcacctgTTTGATCACTCTAGCTTTCACGGACTCATACCCAGGTTCACCCTCACACATACTCCTATAACACATCTTCAAACGCTCATCCAAGAACTCTCCTAGCCGCTTCATCCacacattttcattctctccataCTTTTGCCTACAATACTTTTCATACTCATCAAAAAACTCATACACATCTCTTCCCTTCCCGATGTTAAACTTTTCCATGCGGGGAACCTCCCTCAGGAACATTGTTTTGACCTCTTTCTCTTCCACCTCACTCAAACCTtcactactgctactgctactagcactttcattcttcttcaattCCTCTTTCTTGACACCTCTCCCTTTTCGTGTTCTCTTCTTGTTTCCTGTTATGTTCTtacctttctcttcctcatcactttCGCTCACCTCACTCATACTGTCCTCTACCATGGCAAGTATTCCCTTACTCTTACTTGAcaactcctttcctttcttagGGAATTTCTCCTTTGCACCTTTTACCTCATCGTTCTCACTTCCCTTCCCAATGTCAGGCTCACTCTTAGCCATTCCAGCCATCTTCTCCATTGCCTCCAGTCTTGCGACCAATTTACTTTCCCTTACCTGGGCTTTCTCATCTATCGCCTCCATTCTTGTAACCAATCTGCTTTCCCTTTCCTGGGCTTCCTCTAACTTATCCTGCAGGCTGATCATCATGCACGTCAGCCTATCCAACCTCTGCATCCAACCCTGCTTCCCTTCACCTGAcccaacaccttccaaacctgctcCCTCCGCCATCTCCAATTATGCACCCTACTCTTACTTTACCATCAaagagccccacgttgggcgccaaattattatgtaggggctttttatagttttatagtacccaattggggcagtatgatgggaacaaatttagaggtCACAAAATAAAACCCTCTGCTTTCCTTAACctactttatttccttaaatattacaatgaccaaaaaacttaatataatcACTATAGTTCATCAAACCTTATTCTACTCAGTCTTAATCCTATAGTTTCCCTGCCCttctatcaaaagaaccttaacctaaagaACTGCAACTTATGCTATTTCAGTCTTAATACCTGTATTACCCTAAACCTAATTCTTAACCTAAATCTACAACGTTCCGCACCAACTATGGTCTCTATCACGTCTTCTTCCAGTTGGAAGTTAACTTGCTCAACATCAGTCAGTTGTGGATTTCGTCGCACTTTCCTTGCAGCAAATGTGTCGAGATCAGCACCTTTAAGGTTGTAGAGTCATGTatggaggaacaggaagaagagcAGCCTgaccaaatatttgtttctttcctgCAGTCTGGCAGCTTCACGCTCTCTatgttccttatcacttctctgtCTTATCCATTCTGCTATTTCAAAAAAACTCTTCCACAGTAAGTGTCCtttgtcttcaattttttttttttttcctgtatgctACCACCACAAGGTAGGCAGCTGCTTACACCTTGGGTTGAAGGGGAGCAAGCCACACTACTCAACACAttcagcaaactgcaagtaaaaacaaaaaaaaaacagacttaccTAGTGTACTCCTTCTTGacatacaacaaaaaatcaaacaaaaataaaaacatcacaacaaacaaaacagaacaatTAATTCATGCAAacgtctttcatcatacaaacccaaacttaacCTACCACACCgtctcacgcacccaggtgtagcaagTTCTGGGGTTTTGAGTTCGGCGTTTTCTAGGTgtcggcctgcctctttcctgttctggCTCAGTCGGACCAGTCTGACAATCCTCCGACTCGGTTGGACCAGTCCGGctggattgttcatttgaagaagaggatccagtaccggatattagttctccttcagccaatgagaatgagtataagcggatggtagactttgcggatggtagacttcatcctcatttatcctcaatccaaggttccagaggagcctacactaccgaatcaaacgatgttcgagtcgctatatgcgacagaaccgttagttgctcaatcatcaaagaatctggtctgcTTTGGCCGTGTcaggcaggcattgagggaggcagacgtaggttagtggctttgatagggtcgagtaagcaggattcaaccttgctttgTATTCAGGAGGGGTTTTAACAAGGTAGCGGttaacccttctgcgggtgtcagggttcctctcaacgtatctgttgaggctcttctctctcaggTTCCTTCGTCAATTGTTTGGTCTCAGTTTCATCTAgggaggcttgtatcttggaggacacctttgCAGCCCTtcggaggccttgtcccactctatgtGGATGTGTCCGGGTTGATAGGGTTCtctcaaacaagatggatatacTTCCTCCAGCGCAGTACTGCCTGagggctggcataccaggttaacatgtcacctgactgtacaacgttctttggcagaagagaagggacttcttttaaagcttccgcctcactatccgTACATtgggagagggttctgttgagagcgccttttgcgctctgcaacagccCTCTAGGGAGGAGGAtgtctcctccatggtcaatttcatgtagccgtcgtcagcagtagcgtcacagcaagATATGATTAGCGTGGCTGCTCTAggttcaagggatgtggccagcataacgaacttgttgcttctaactcatgtctccagtgtcggcaattatgcatcgttgagGGTGCAAAATGTCGAAGTAGAGGGTTCCTGTCTAACAGGGAACAGCCTCTTGTGTCTccgcatgctttctcttcaggtatgtctcaggaatcgctgggacttccacattgAGAATGCAGAtataatctggaacgattctcgcttgtcgtatcgtctgtgatagtcagaagaagcgcatctgacatccggaaggtctatagtcccccctcttcccgacgttcatctgtactcagatgcctcatatcaagcttggggagcaaccttggaggaacccaggccTCGGGCCTTTGGAGGGAATGGGAACGAAaggagtcataaccttcaggaacctcagggctgtaaaggaagccctcaggtgtttctcagtcctagtgcgcaacacagtagtgggtctgctttgcgacatcgtaactgccgtgtTGTATCTGAGCActcggggggaacaagatcattagaacttagaggtgtatgctttctgccattcggtctcattcatcaggtaaccaggaattgcggtagtgtcaagacgtctatgactctagctccttgctggctctaacGCCCTTGGttccggaattcctaatgctccttacagAAGTTCCGATGTTGCTCCTTCCTtgcggaagatcttttagacaaccgcattttcaccattatcatccaaactcttgcgtgatgaacctagttgtgGGCGAACGgctagacagtccagacactctaaagctatgtctagacagtgtttctttcagcttgagaaatcaacctgtaagctttaccaggtcaacttgatatggggaagtctgtgtcgtaaggaaggtcattccatccttaggcctgccataaccgaaatagctggttttctcttattccttcggaaagtcaagatttttccacttttggctattgctggctaccgctcagcacCTTGCAGTACATTTTTCTGTCTTCCCGAAAATTTTTGGTAGTaggatctttttttatttattacgttCCCTCGAGCTCCCTCGTGAAATTTGTcagaagttctaatgttaagataattggttaggtgtttttttttctttctttcggctttagctgcagataaaaattGAGCGAGCTTCAGGAAGTTTCCCAGGCTGGTTTCCTAGGtgggaaatgataagtatttctcttcttccggaagtcGTGGCTGAGGTTAAAATTCTgcttcgttcgtttaaggttctttatctgcaagtgtttggGTTCCGGCATCAGCGTGGATGTCTTTATTTCCAAtgcgaatatttatcaaaggttgagaaactccgtccgcttctgtgtacacttcttgtctcactGTGGAATCCTTCCCGTTCGCTGTCaaggatgcgattagttactttcggagaaagggttcctggttcctggttcataagcgctcactacacAAATACAATTagggttcctggttcataagcgctcactacacaaacacagttgcgggcacacttcacgattctcgtgtggtgcaaggtttatgcccttgaacacaatttaatttgacgtgacattatatttagtatttaacagtgttttttcattactgcacagtatttggagtatgtccacttcttcctttctaaggaatggttcagagtcttctGTTCTGGAGGTAGTTTATTTGCGAGTCTGtctgtgttttcttcctttactcaagagacgttcaattcgccCCACCGCGTATAGTGGCgaattctcctatctagggtgtgttcaattagctgaggtggtattagTGTGaagactcggaaggttattcacttagtccacgtttaacggtgaagtctattatctagggtgcgctcatttagctaaggtagtattcaTGTAGTGCagtgattattaggttaaccagatagagaaattccttttaggctttagaatcttaagcaacagcgatagtataatcacatgaacttaagtttagtacatcttaagtatcctagtctttgatagtttccccaTGAGAGTCCAAAGGGTGCtctcgtaggctagcctaggttgtttcatcggcgctgggatacttctgtgatcgtcggcctttgccgcaacctgcaaGGCGGAGGGTCATCAGCTTggcacactgcctcattccctccttaatgggtaggctctgaataaccacttgggagatgcatcgttctcctttttacatgaaagttattctcttagtccatgtgtagccgctaacccttctatcatgggtgcgttcatttagctaagggggtactctcttagtgcggaggttcttagaggaggccacttggaagtcggtgtcggttttcatgactttctacctaaaagactaagttttcttcgaagaagaatttctcgcttGGTCCCTTTATGACGACCAACTTGATCTTATAAAtacgtagtaatgttaagggggggggaactctaggtaatgaatgtagtcaggaaatttggaattttggattctctgttagtcggggttcatagtgagaatattaagtttgatggtagtactgtgaagataggtagatccagtggacaggtttggtttcttcaacctcttctgcgcagacatcggcTGCAACGGAcggcgaagaactcgaagatcctgcacactcaacttcccctccatacatgagaggctacaatagccacatgggaggttctttgtacccctccatacatgagagtgctttgattagccacatgggaggttcatcgtaccccttcatacatgagagtgctttgattagccacatgggaggttcgttgttctccactaatcatgggcggctgtgattagccacatggtaggttggtttttattttttgctactctctatccatgaggaggtttgaataccacatgagaggtagcttgactcagaccctccataaatgagtgctttgattagccacatgggaggttcgtcgttctccactaatcatgggaggctgtgattagccatatggttggttggtttttattttgctactctatccatgaggaggtttgagtaccacatgagaggtagctcgactcagacagtacctagacatgagactgacgtcgggggtactctctctaaagacattctcacctgccgagtgggataaccaggtgaggtacattcatatatacagagTAGGCAAATAGTGAGTTACCTactttccctgttggcaggtcgggctgaattagattgatcccacctccactaaatttgttaatcgggctaattcaggtgttcagggagtgtattgcaatatgaagttttcataataaaactaatattgtaatacttacctgaacacctgaatgattcccaccctcctccccacttcaatttgaatagtggataacgcaattggggatcttggcctcactcggccgggacttgcagcactgttgccaacggtacttcaggtaactcatttgacaagattttcctgtaagcgttggtaacgttgacagttaattacccacttagtgggtaaaagctatggggatgtagttcgggctggtaggtgaccagggctaattcaggtgttcaggtaagtattacaatattagttttattatgaaaacttcatttttcctaactatacaaacccgaggtcctttacattttatgcccaaATCATGCTACctctcaatctgatacctgggccgaaaggcaaattggaatattgcaatacactccctgaacacctgaattagccctaaatcccactagcccaaacaacctcaattaccaatctccctattgggaattttaacagccagcattaccaacgctgcaggtaaaatcttgtcactgagcCACCACAACAAatggttggtaacactgacacaggtgtCTGCCGACACGCCCcgttttcgtcaattgctttctGTTCACGCTGCTGAACGGGTGTTCCCTTCAGCAGGGCGAAGTTTAATCCTATTGCTCAACTCCTCTTTGGTATTTGAGATTTCTGGACTGGAATTACTGACCTTTCTCACGATTTACGACCTTCTACTTGGATTTACTGACTCTTCCCCTGGATTAACAACCTTCTGCTTGGATTTCTCAGCCTTTCTGGATATTTTGTCATGGAATGTCTTTGGATTTGAGTTTACCGGTTCTTGAAACTTGATTGATCATTATGGACAAGTCTTCCTCCTCTCCTGTCACTACCGTGCCTTCAACCTCGACTTCGTCTGCCCCTACGACCGTGGACGCTAGTGCCCATCGCTCCTGCTCGTCTTGCAAGAAACGGATGAGTACTTTGAGACATGATAGACACTCCATTTGTCAGGCATGTAGAAAGATTCAATGTAATTTACAAACGCGTTGCAATGAATGTTCAGATTGGACGTCAGAACAGATGGAAGATTACATTCGCCATCGCAAATCGCTGGCTAGCAAGGGCGGCAAACGGCGGTCGGATTCTTCATCGCCTCAGGGACCTCAAGCTTCGGTTTCAGATGTAGCCAGTTAAGAGTTAGTTAGACAGTTAGAAGATAGGATCACGAGTAGTATGAAAAATTTAGTAGCTAGTCTTTTCCAACAATTTTCTAGCAaagatagtagtagtgttaggatgtctaatatTGCTTCT from Macrobrachium rosenbergii isolate ZJJX-2024 chromosome 51, ASM4041242v1, whole genome shotgun sequence encodes:
- the LOC136833077 gene encoding DNA ligase 1-like, with protein sequence MAEGAGLEGVGSGEGKQGWMQRLDRLTCMMISLQDKLEEAQERESRLVTRMEAIDEKAQVRESKLVARLEAMEKMAGMAKSEPDIGKGSENDEVKGAKEKFPKKGKELSSKSKGILAMVEDSMSEVSESDEEEKGKNITGNKKRTRKGRGVKKEELKKNESASSSSSSEGLSEVEEKEVKTMFLREVPRMEKFNIGKGRDVYEFFDEYEKYCRQKYGENENVWMKRLGEFLDERLKMCYRSMCEGEPGYESVKARVIKQVKRMKGSVVYKKDDRFKEAKMKPGDEVGLYAHRLEALARRKYGEEGIEENKHLIQKFLATIPERIRVILNEKEKDRKRWSEKRLDWEDVLEILEDMRVDEDEVKEMYAGTEVVNGRTYKDALVSEELSVMRALLEECKKDRIERGRKNVQVNVGSNGKRSLSRN